Below is a window of Ornithodoros turicata isolate Travis chromosome 7, ASM3712646v1, whole genome shotgun sequence DNA.
AAAAGTCTGAGTACTGTGCTCAAAGTTTTTCCACTTCCTGTAACAACATGATCTGGAAGACATCACAACCAATGTCTTcgccatagatcgagaagttacccgtcgaagtgaactcgttacaagttaccgtgtgaaaaatgtaactaagttaataacaaagttcttctgcctgaaatgtaactcgcagttactttaaaaaaagaacgagttacttccaagttacttcgggcacaaaatagcactacacaggtgcagcgcgtgagcagttgagttagaccttgagttgcctgtggaggagtgcaacacgcttagatcgttttcatttatgtccaacagTTCGAACGCGTTGCATCTAACTCCATGCGGGAGCAGAATGGTTccgcttcatttcaatggcagcggttcctacttcctgaataaaatactgtcattgattgaatatcacggtttatggcataaaatgtcatgaaagaaccggagagaaagcaagaaaatatgtggacgtgagtgaaaagtgaattaaaagtaacttggaacttccTTTAAGTTACTTTgtcaaagttacctgaaaaaggaacgagttcctctgaaagttaccacagcgcaaaagtaccgagttaagttataagttaccgaaaaaaggaacttagttacagtaacgagttacctcgaactctcgTCTTCGCAGTTTGGAGCACGGTTTTTGGGTGAGCAATACATATACATTAAGCGAGATGCAAATTGTGTAAAATTTAAAAATGTAAACCGTGATCTTTAAACTAGCAAGGACAAACAATCCTGGCTTCCAATATGTTTGTAGACGTGATGACTGCTAGCTGACAGCATCTGTCTGGTCATCTTCATCATTGGAGGAATCTTCTTGCCCTTTTTTACCCTAAAGATGTACAAACACCATGTAGCAAGTGTCACAGGAGGGATTGTATTGTAAGATATAACGTGGATCCTCACCAGTGTGAGCAAATCTATAAGCTTCCTGGCATCCTCTCCAGAACTCAAATCTACAAAGTCCCTTGGCAGTCCATAGTGCCTGTAGGGGCTTGGCTGCACACCTCTATCTTCAGTCATATACCTCAACTCTGGGAGCTGCACAATGTCAAACAAACATTTCAGTAACAGACAGTTGCCATGCTTTTCTCAATTACTTCAAGTAGCACAGaagccatttttaacaccctgttttcttcctataaaactgttaagtcggccagtaagatgcaccatgagaagtaattcagaccacagagtcataattatcgcagaaattgaattacGCCACAAAAAGCGACCGTACGCAAcagtggtggagagcagtaccagccagTGATCTGCCCGCAACCTCGTGCTAATGCTAGAGTCCGCGCTctctgattggttcagagaaatgctgtctgctactcggctgttcggggcaCTGAAAAAACactgctcctggctcggtcatgattcggccgctccttctatccccaattctccggaggaactggcaaaactggtttacggcggcaaagggacagggcgctgacccccactggccagcaaatcagaaCACATGGACCCTGtcacgtcatcggtgacgtggcatcatgctTATCCTCGTTATACCCAGATTGGCGAGTTGAGGGTGAACGCGTGGAGCTACATTTATGCAAGTTTTTTCTCGGAAACAAATTTCATACATCAAAACGTTTCGTGCTACTGCTACTCCTtaaattgacacacacacttttatCAGATGTCTTAATTTCAAAATTCTTTGGATGGCCTTCTCTACTCCTTTCATGCTAATAGCCTGACTGAAAATATGGCACAAGTGCGAGGGAGCTGGCGGAGCAACTCCATACTGAAAAAGTCTGAGAAGCAGCACAGGGAAAAACAACACGTATCAGAAAAACATTTAGTGTGCTACCACCGTGTCTCCGCGCTAGGGATGTTGCAAGatttggagaaaccacgtgacccaCGGGACAGGGGCCAATGAGGACACTTTACAAGCAATAGGGGAGAGGGAAATAGAGGAGCTGTGCAGACAGCTGACcaacttgcatagcgtattcaCTCAAGAAACACACACGATGCGTGGGAAAAGGAGGAGGAAAGGGATTTAGGGAAGGACAGAACTAAAGGTGAACAAGAAACAAGGTCAATGAAAGAATCGAGGAAGGCGGTTGGAATGCAGGACAAATGGATACAGGGGCAGCACTAGCACAATTGCCCACTTTCCAGATGGCAAGCGTCTTAGAAGTGATCAACCCACTTTTAACCAATTTCAAGGGGCAACTGTTCCCTGGTAGAATCTGTGTACCGTACTCCCAGCATCATAATCCTCGGCTAGTGGACAGTGCCAAATCTAGGAAATTCACAATTCCACCAACGGGAAACTCTTCAGCAGGAGTTAACTTAGGGGCAGAATTACAGAAAACCTTCTGTAAGGCTAAAAGTGCAGGTAAAGAATGAATAACAAGAATCAAATAATCTAGTCTTGGCCACCAACAGAGATTCTGGTTGACAGGTGTTAAAGGAATACAGACGGCCAACCAAAAacaattcagattaagacgtctgatggaagtgtgtgtgtcattatacagaCTAGCACGGAAGTTTTTgatgtgtgcagtttgtttcccagaaaaaaaaaaaaaaaaactcacataaacatgactCTGcgtgttcacccttaactcaccTCCTCATCCTCTTATAGCTGGAGTtgcatgatgccacgtcacagATGACGTGATAAGAAGAAcccgttctggttcgccggtcagtgtgggtcagcgccttgtccctgtGCTgtcgtaaaccagttttgccagttctcccggagaattggggatagaaggagcggccgaatcattaccgagcagGGAGAAAGGCATTTTCacaaccccgaacagccgagtagcagacgacagcggagtagcagacaattctctaggccaatcagagagcgttctccttatagcatcagcacgaggttccaggcagatcacaagctggtactgctcttcactaccgttgcgcacggtcgctttttgcagcGTATTTTAAGGGGTGACGAGGGGATCAACAcaaacttttttgtttcttaaTAGATTATGATGAAAATTTGCACAGATGTTGATAATGCCCTCAAAatgaattttaaaaaatatttgATATCTCAAAAAgttttttttacaaattacAAAGTCTTTGCATTTTGTGAAAGGCCTGCAGAGATTGAAAAATGTGATAGAAAACTGCTTGAACTTATAGTGTATTCCCAAATGTATGGTTGAGGTCATGACATTCTTAGTTTTTTCAATTTCCATAATGACAATTTTTGACAAAAACACAACAAGAACTAGGAACTCAAGTTGCGATCGCAATCCTTTTTTGGTTTTCAATTTTCTGCATGCAGTTGCAACTGACGCATCTGGCATAGAAACGTATGGCGGTAGCACAAATTATAAATTTATTTACCAGAAAAAATAAGAATGTCACGACCTCTAGGATTGTTCAACGATTGCAAAAAAACAGACCGCATCAATATATACGGAGTGGTTACTGAAATATCAGTTTCACAAGTGGAGCAGCTACAGCGAAAAGTTGTTTTGAGAAAATGAAGTACAAAGTTTCACACTATTTTTACTGTATATTAGAAGGCTCCAGCAGTATAGTCTTTTGTGCCCTTTGGTACACAGGTTCTCTTGCATTCCTGGCACTTTGTTTGATGCACTTTGGCTGCTTTTGCCTTTGATCAAAAGTCTGACAAGGCAGAAGACCCTTGTCCAATGCTTTTGTTAGCTTCTTAGCTCTTGTTAGATTCGCAAAGCAGATACTCGTAGGGGTTCTACTGTTCCTCAGGGTGGAGATGATGGGCGTACCGAGCGCGGGAAAGGGGGCTGCAAGCTTTGTTGCCCCCACAACCACCTCAATGCTACTTGGGCAAGCCCCTTAGAGAAAACCCTATGGTGGAGATCCTGGCCAGCCTAAGTTTTAGCTCAGTGCCAGACACAGAAGTCAACGACGCTTGTACTGCCGGCCGCGGCACACCACCGGCAACACCAACGATGACTCCAAATGAACTTTGATGGTGCGACCTGTGCTCGTGAATGGCACAGCTTCCAGAATATTATGAGAGGAAGTAGTGGATAGTGCTTCGACGATAACACTAAAAGAAGTACTTGGTCGTGTTTCGACGACATCACCACCGCTGAACACGTCAACAAAGCGCTCACTTTCGCATTCCGGCGCAGaagcctttttcttctttttcatcagCGGCTTCCAAAATGGACGGTGCCTTACTTCCATTTCAAAACTCGTTTGTCCATCGTAAGAATTGTCCACGTTCAAAAACACAACAAGAACTAGGAACTAAAAGTTGCAATCGCAATCCTCCTGTGAGGAAGAGCAGACGCTCCGGCAGCCAGAGGAGCCGGTTGCCAAGGGCAACCGAGGAGCAGCCAATCTTATCGCGAGCACAGATTTCTCCCTCCGGGCCTTGGAACTTTCCCTCCTCGTCAGAGCGCTTCTCACTGGGAAGTTCGGATGCGCGGGAACTTTGAAGAGGATAAATGTACTGTcgtttggtgcaaagatggcaTCGCTCGGTGATGTCGTTTCCGAGATACGGCTCTTTGAAAAACGACGATATTTCGTCATTTTCGCGATATTGCCTGCTACCACGCCTCAGAAAAAACGAGTTTTGGGCACTTTGGGGTGGATTTGAGCAAAAATACTTTGGTATCACATAGAAGAcagatttttgtcacaaaaaatgctatttccagaaaatcagttttcttgtcatttttcGCGAGTTGATCCCCGTGTACCCccttaaattcaatttctgcggtAATTATGACTgcggtgtgaattacttctcatggtgcatcttactggcctactgaACAGTTCTACAGGAAGAAAACggtgttaaaaattacttctgtgctactttaacaaggggggggggggggggaacagaAGAGCACAAGGTCTGCCAACATCGGAGCGACcaacatgcaaaaaaaaaaaaaaaaaagagcaaaattCTTCCTTTTGAGTGTACAAGACATCATATGCGAATAAAACAGGTAGTAAACAAGTCACTATAGATTTAAATTATAAATTCCGTAATTCCATAAAATCACTTCTGTTGATCCGAGCGTAGGATTGAAACTGTACCAGGTTGGCACCTAAATGGTCATGTACGTGTTGCAGGAATACAGAATTTGTGAAAGGCTGGCAAAGACATTGAATGTGAAGTGACAAATGCATGTGAAGCATCATCAGCTTGTTAAAAAATTGATTTCAAAGAGATGAGCAGGGTCAAACAAGAAAGATTTCTGAACAAAAGAAAGCACCTCTGTTCATCGAGTTCAACTCAGAGAGGCAAATGAGGTTTGTGGTCTTTCAACAAAGACTTGAGctgaaaaataacgaaagctagcctcacgaattttttccgctataAAAAGCATATCTTTGTCTGCTAACCTATTCAGAACTTGTTGTTTCAAAGCATCAAAGTTTCCCTTGTAGGTAACAAATAATTTGTCAATGGCATCAGTATGCTTTTTGATAAAACCCACAAGTGGAAGAACACCCAAAAAAGATATGTCCATCTTTATCCAAACAGACTACCCTTCGGTTAGAAGTCCTCATTCACGCAACAAACTGTTTAAAACCAAAAACATACATCACGTCTTCTGGCATCAAAGGCCTCCAGCTCATCCCAGTCAAATAGGAGCGAGTCTGTCTGTGAACCAAAGGGGTTGAAGTCCAGCAGGACAACAACATCCTAGAACAAAAAGTAGTTCAATCAGAGAAGATAGAACACAAAACAGACTTAAATCTTTTCAATCACTCATTACTTCATCTCTGGCAAAATACATGAGAAGGAAATTTATAGTGGCAATGACGTTTTCATACTCAGCATGTTAGTGAACAATGGGGAGTGCTCCTGAGGAGACATGCAGCAAGAGAAAAGGCCTGCTCAAAGGCATGGATCAAATAGAAAAGAATGTCTTGTTTTGCTCTGTGGCCTTGCAAACTTTTTCACAAATAGCCTACAATAGCTAAGTAGAAAGGTGGAAAATCCAGCGACCTGGTGAGGAAATGTTAAGGCCTTTTGAGCCTCAGCATGAGAGCCCCTGATATTTCCCTTTTCTTCGCCTAGAGGAACAGTCGGTTCAAAACATTAGCGGCTCTCATCACGAGGCTGTTTCCTTAAGATGAAACTAACTAAGGTCTTGTACACAGAAGTACAACAATAAGGCCTGCAGTTATTGCCCCATTACCCATTACACCCATTATGGCCAAACGCATTGCCACCAAGGACAAAAAGACGAACACTGCCTTAAGCGTACTGCGTTAAGTGAGCTGTGCCACGCGTCCcctcaggcttttttttttttttggccaaGCCTCGAAGAGAGACAGTAAGCAATTCTAATAATGTTCATAAGATAGGATGGTAATATGAACAAGATATGTACCCTGAGCATTTTCAAAAGTCACCAAGGTACTTCTGGTAGAGCAGGGATCCGGGCCCATGGCGCCAAAGGTCAGCCAGTACCCCTAGCCCTGCCCCTGCTCAGGGCAGTGTCCCAGACAGAGGCTGCAGTTTCCTTGCCATACTCACTGCCCGAGCCTCAGTGTAAGAACAGTGAGGGGCACCCCCATGCACGCACACGTGCATGCACAGGGTAGCCAGCTAGTTATCTTAGGTTAGGTTGTCAAGGTGGGACACTGATGTTGATGTTGCACCAAAGTCCTAAGCAGCATAGCCATGAATAAGCATTGCCTCACAAGGCACAGGTGCGGAACACATGCAGTTcttagtttgtttgttttttgcatAAATTCTTATATTTCCCAACACTCGCCGCGTGAGGAGCAGTTCGACTGCTCTCAAAGGAGCAGTCGAAGGTGGAGCAAATATGAAGGAAAAGTTTTAGGATTTCAGGCTTAGTCTCAAGAGTGGATGTGGTTattgccatgaaagaaccgacCACACAAGGCACTGAACTACGTGCAGGATGACTGCTGATAGTCTAAgtcataggtggggagtaacgcgttacaaagtagtgcatTACCGGTAACtggttacattcgagtagtgaaatatggtaacacgttacatttgggagaaaagtaatgagtaacgtaacatCATTACATTTTCCCTAACTAACGCGTAATGGCactatgcgttactgcgtgttcgggaacatcGCTTCATCGTTGAAACTTTAAAGTGTGAGTGAGGACcatgcctgcagaatccgggaaaatcccagattttttctattcattttcaacaatgacaagaaggtcatattgccacccacgaagaacgcaaaagaagaattattgacctaccctggttgagatgttacctttgtttaccacctctatttttcactccctctggtatttttcggatgAATGGAGCAAAAGAGACAGAAAAGTatcctctaccctctgaacaagtaacaaagtaccaagagataggctgtttggatttgtactgtgtgagataaaaggtcacagTCTCTATGAACCTTGACAAGCAGCGTGCACTTGTCATTAGGTGTCCTCTCAGCCAAATgggcgaagctcacagatgaaaattttgaacatcaactacttctgcgttgcagcaaatcgtacatgtaagtagtgttcatgcgtgacccttgtttgtgtccaacattgcttgtattgatctggggaatgcacttatgtgacccaaccaaaaatggtacatattataaggacaactggtgaagtaatgcaaaagtaatggcattacttatcagaagtagcAGCGTTAATAACGCATTACCTACTACcacaacagtaacgaataacatAACGCGTAACTTTTTGAAGAaggtagtgagtaacggtagtgcactacaaaataaaagtaacttccccgcCTATGGTCTACGCTACACAGAGCCACAAATACTACATGTATGTGCTTACCTTCCTTATTCTGTGCACATCAAAGACatctgaaaaaaaataaaaaattcaaGAAAGTTATTCTTCTATAGGCAGCAAGCAATGACAGCAACATGTTCAAATGTATAGAAGATAGAGATGAATGTGTACTCAAGTTCAAAACATTAATGAAAGTGCCAATCTTCTTATGCCATGCTGTAAGCAGCATATCTGCCTTCCCCTTACTAAATAACCTCATACTGCACATACAACAGAAAAATCAGAGTCAAAATAAACTTACAGTTCTCGTCAGGAAACTTGTGTACAATGTGTTCCTCAAAGAATGAGACAATGTCCTGCACAATGGCATTCCTTTGTTCTTCAATGTGGTAATAGTAACTGGTATGATCCCGTTGGGTAATAGCTGAAACAGGTCAAATCACCCTGTGAACTTCCACTTGTAACAGGGACTGACAGCTGAACAAGCTCTCAAAAACATTCCCCCTTCATATCACTGACTACACACAATTCCAGCAATAAAGTTCTGAGGTATGGCATTCCGGCACAACGCTTGTGAGAACAAagaccattaaaaaaataatcaaCATCACTGTGATAGACCTGTGGATCATGCTATCTCCCGGTAATATTGGGTGTTTATGGTAACTGAAATTTCTAGGCATCTGACAGAATAGAAAGCAACCTAGTACAGACAGATTGTGATTTAAACGATGCTTCAAGGTGCTGCACTTGTGGGTAAAAAGGTGCATTAAAAGAGACGTTCAGAATAGGGTGCATGAGAAAAGGGGTCCCAAAACGCAAACACTATAATTACGGATTCCGGTTTCCAGTGTTTATATTTTCTGAGGTATTATAAGATAGGGCAAAGATAAGTGATAAAGAGAAGTTATCGTGTTATTTTATTATGTTATAAGCCAATTCAATCTTGTACAACCGTAATTTGGTATGGCGTTCGTTTTTGGCACGTTGCGGGAGATCTAAAAAATTATAAACACCAAAAACAGGAAACCCTAACTACAATTACGTCCAGAAGTTTTTGGGTTTAACCCTATTTCTCCCCAAATGTACTCCCCCCCCGCCCCCGAATGCGCTGCCAGTCACCTCGGGTTAAACCCGGTATTTGCCCACGGGCAACGTTAGAAGCATTCGGGAAAATCCGATTTCTACCCATAGAAATGAAACGAGTGTTCCAACTGCAATCGGTCACCGCCACACGGAAAGCAGCCATGTTGGATTTATTCATGCCGAGCCGGTCCAATCCAATCCGTTTAGAAATTAGAAGAGGACGGTGAGGCGTCGGCGTGACTTGTGAGGACACTTCCCCGTGCGCACATGGTTAGACGCAAGAAAACAGCGGATGACTAGGCCGTGGAGAACTCTGACCTGGAGGTGCGCAAGAAACCACACTTAGACAGTCCATGCGGATCTTCAACCCCGTGTACCTTGGTTTGCCGGTACTGCTGCGCTGAAATCTCACCTGACCCATCGAAGAAACCGTACGACAGAATCAGGGAGCACTTGTCATCAGAACAGCATGCCAAAATGAGAGAAAGCAGCTCAAGGGTGGAGGCCGAAAAAGGAAGTCAACCGACAACATTTGACATCACCATGCGTCAGAACGATAAAGAGAAAGCGGCACAATGAGCAATACATGACTTTGTGTGAGCGTTTTGTTTTTGCGACATTACTCTCGGCAATGCTGACAGTGAGCTGGGACGTGTCATCAAGAAGCACTGAACTGTTACCAAACGTATGCAGTCAGCGAAGCAACTGAGGGAGAAACACCTAGGTGAAGTTTTTTACAGCTACAAGCGTTTATTGACAAGGAAGGTCGTAATGTCGTAATTTCGAAAGTCGAAATGTATCTGAAATGGTGTTCCACTATCTTACTGTTCAATAAAACCCGAATGTTGCTCAAGAGCATGGATCGTCACCGCTTTTAAACCTGAACTTGCATGAATTAATGCATCAGACTTTAACGCCTGATTTTTGCACCCCAAATTTTAGAAATTcaatttcccgaaaacttctggCCCTAACTATGCATGCAGTGGCCTCTCCTCAAGCTTATGGGCTAAGGTTTACATAACGCGGAGCTTGCAGGCTTCGCTTGTAGAGTCACTACAACTAAGAATAAAAacttacaaaagaaaaagaaatcaagaGACAAAAATACTGTCTTTTGTAAACTTATTGCAGCACTACTAGTAAAAACAACTCTCACTGTAAGAGGCAGCAACAACGCTGTATCTTTGGGGCTTTGAAATGCTTAGGTCCCCTGTTCCAAAACTTCTCCAATTATGGACGTAAATCTATGAAAAGGACTGCAAACCTATAAGGACATCATTCTTGACAAAGCAACGAAACTCTGTGCTTGGGTCAATTTCCTCCCACTTCCTCAACACAAGTACGTGTTTGAAGAAGTTTTCAAGTTTCATATCTTCCTGCCAGTCGGAACAGTAGACGAATCTGAAAGTGAGAACAGTCAAtatataattgggggtttacgttgcgagacaaccGAGATTATGAGCaacgccacagcagtcggtctgtggattacttttgcccacctgagggttctttaacgtgcgatgaaagctcatcacacggcacaccatatttaatgtccctcgcgaaagacagcgtgtctaagtagcttgtaccctgccaccaagttactGGCGTGAGAACAGTCAAGTTTACTACTGACGTTGAAACAAAATTTACGATACTGTAAACCTGCCCTTCACGCTGCATTTCAAATCAAACAGCACTAGGACTAAACTAGTATTGTAGTCACTATGGTACAGGCCTCAGAGAAATGTGAGGTGCTCCTCATATCTTCTAGGAACACTACTATAAAAGTGTGCCCAGGTAAA
It encodes the following:
- the LOC135400731 gene encoding translation initiation factor eIF2 assembly protein-like, with the protein product MKIGDVLNCSFPEWYGKFKKVTIKSLLIPLPKEFIDYLHSDGVVLPTGSSAPPSQGRDYDSDSEVDWDEADREENEAPSFPELQEQVSKAIRELGGRCFPKLNWSSPKDATWIAINNSPSCSSFEDICLLLKSSDFVGHDLTQPFVYCSDWQEDMKLENFFKHVLVLRKWEEIDPSTEFRCFVKNDVLIAITQRDHTSYYYHIEEQRNAIVQDIVSFFEEHIVHKFPDENYVFDVHRIRKDVVVLLDFNPFGSQTDSLLFDWDELEAFDARRRDLPELRYMTEDRGVQPSPYRHYGLPRDFVDLSSGEDARKLIDLLTLGKKGQEDSSNDEDDQTDAVS